The following proteins come from a genomic window of Fontisubflavum oceani:
- a CDS encoding flagellin N-terminal helical domain-containing protein, producing the protein MSSILTNNSAMVALQTLKAVNTNLQTVQGEISTGKSVASAKDNAAVWAISKVMESDVKGFQAISDSLGLGESSVALARNAAESVTDLLIEIKGKIVDSQEENVDRNKIQDDIDALRDQINSVVGAAQFNGLNLVSGTEDVKILSSLDRSGSNTVNASNITINRQDLGTAAGTNGVGTGGTDLSGQILDAASGSAYGGGTLSANGNTAVIEFAQTTGWDAGDATTINIAGLSVTYTSAAADQTETQARDALLTSLQALDLEDVTFTSGGADQIVVTSTRSFDSLDIAISDSVTGGDGNAYIQEINGVATGNTTTETGTVEQRAEEIFFATSAVVAEGNSYQASVGGQLISIPLAKARPLKMLHAA; encoded by the coding sequence ATGTCCAGTATTCTGACGAACAACAGTGCAATGGTTGCACTGCAAACGCTCAAAGCGGTTAACACAAATCTGCAAACGGTGCAGGGCGAGATCTCCACGGGTAAATCGGTTGCTTCGGCCAAAGATAACGCTGCGGTCTGGGCGATTTCCAAGGTGATGGAATCCGATGTGAAGGGGTTCCAAGCGATTTCGGACAGCTTGGGCTTGGGTGAATCCTCTGTGGCTTTGGCGCGGAACGCCGCCGAAAGTGTTACGGATCTGCTGATCGAGATTAAGGGTAAGATCGTTGACTCGCAGGAGGAAAACGTCGACCGCAACAAGATTCAAGACGACATTGACGCCCTGCGCGACCAGATCAACTCGGTCGTTGGTGCGGCACAGTTTAACGGCTTGAACCTGGTCTCCGGTACAGAGGATGTGAAGATTCTCTCATCGCTCGATCGCTCCGGTAGCAATACGGTCAACGCATCGAACATTACGATCAACCGACAGGATTTGGGCACTGCGGCCGGTACGAACGGCGTTGGTACAGGTGGGACCGATTTGTCCGGTCAAATCCTGGATGCCGCAAGCGGTTCGGCCTATGGTGGCGGCACTCTGTCGGCCAATGGCAACACGGCCGTGATCGAATTCGCGCAGACAACGGGTTGGGACGCCGGCGACGCGACGACCATCAACATAGCCGGTTTGAGCGTTACCTATACATCCGCAGCTGCAGACCAGACTGAGACCCAAGCGCGAGATGCGCTTTTGACCAGTTTGCAGGCCCTGGACCTTGAGGATGTCACCTTCACGTCGGGCGGTGCTGACCAGATCGTTGTTACGTCGACACGGTCCTTTGATAGCCTTGATATTGCCATCAGCGACTCTGTTACAGGTGGCGATGGTAACGCCTATATCCAAGAGATCAACGGTGTCGCAACCGGGAACACCACCACAGAAACGGGCACAGTCGAGCAACGGGCAGAGGAGATCTTCTTTGCGACCTCTGCTGTTGTTGCGGAAGGAAATAGCTACCAAGCTTCGGTTGGGGGGCAGCTTATTTCTATACCGCTGGCAAAGGCGAGACCTTTGAAGATGTTGCACGCGGCTTGA
- a CDS encoding flagellin produces the protein MAIDPATGQASLKIDNSGADLSLATAGMDGGTASGGLFGLGAIDVTTTESSNAALDNIETMIQTSIDAAAAFGSTQGRIETQSNFVGQLIDSLKSGIGTLVDADMEEASARLQALQVQQQLATQSLSIANQAPQSILSLFR, from the coding sequence GTGGCGATCGATCCGGCCACTGGTCAGGCCAGTCTGAAAATCGACAATAGTGGCGCAGACTTGTCGCTTGCCACCGCAGGCATGGATGGCGGTACCGCATCGGGCGGCCTTTTCGGCCTTGGCGCGATTGACGTGACGACCACCGAAAGCTCGAACGCAGCTCTGGATAACATCGAAACGATGATCCAGACGTCGATCGATGCGGCGGCGGCCTTCGGCTCGACTCAAGGACGGATCGAAACCCAGTCGAACTTTGTGGGTCAGTTGATTGACTCCTTGAAGTCCGGGATCGGCACGCTGGTCGACGCGGATATGGAGGAAGCTTCGGCGCGATTGCAGGCTCTTCAGGTGCAGCAGCAGTTGGCGACGCAGTCGCTTTCGATTGCAAACCAGGCCCCACAGAGCATCTTGTCTCTCTTCCGGTAA
- the flaF gene encoding flagellar biosynthesis regulator FlaF, which produces MEHAIFEQINARLTQASKPGSSVKEKISAIHDNRRLWTLLASDVASENNLLPQALRAQIFFLCEFTLAHSRKILNDGVSIAPLIEVNTAVMRGLRGEAGST; this is translated from the coding sequence ATGGAACATGCGATCTTTGAACAGATTAACGCGCGACTGACCCAAGCGTCCAAACCGGGGAGCTCAGTCAAAGAAAAAATCTCGGCGATCCACGACAACCGCCGATTATGGACGCTGTTGGCGTCCGATGTCGCCAGCGAAAACAATCTGTTGCCGCAAGCGCTGAGAGCCCAGATTTTCTTTTTATGTGAGTTCACATTGGCGCACAGCCGCAAGATTCTGAATGACGGCGTTTCGATTGCCCCTCTCATCGAAGTTAACACAGCGGTTATGCGGGGGTTGCGTGGCGAGGCTGGGTCGACATGA
- the flbT gene encoding flagellar biosynthesis repressor FlbT, translated as MSGLVLKLSPKERVLINGAVIENGDRRSRLSIVTPNAHILRLRDAIHPDEVNTPVRRVCYIAQLVLSGDTDFEVAKLQILRGMEQLSQVFTDPDSRAQLAMATDHLVNGQTYQALKSLRSLLPREDRYLAANQT; from the coding sequence ATGAGCGGTCTTGTCTTGAAACTTAGCCCGAAAGAGCGCGTGTTGATCAATGGCGCAGTGATCGAGAACGGTGATCGGCGGTCGCGGCTGAGCATCGTAACTCCCAACGCACATATATTGAGGCTTCGGGATGCCATTCATCCTGACGAGGTGAATACACCGGTCCGACGCGTCTGCTACATCGCGCAGCTCGTGTTGTCAGGTGACACGGATTTTGAAGTCGCGAAGTTGCAGATACTCAGAGGTATGGAGCAGTTGAGCCAAGTCTTCACCGACCCTGACAGCCGGGCACAGTTGGCGATGGCGACAGATCATTTGGTCAACGGTCAGACATATCAGGCTTTGAAGTCCCTTCGTAGCTTGTTGCCACGGGAAGACCGCTATCTGGCGGCAAACCAGACATGA
- a CDS encoding DUF1217 domain-containing protein — protein MTYQPVIPSSGYSGWTFLNRTMAEQSAAFSQSPALERDMEYFREKIGQVKTADELVKDYRLLRVALGAFGLQEDIQNKAFIKRVLEDGVVADGALANRLTDKRYRAFSEAFGFGTTLPPKTGYPGFANKILSGFERQEFEIAVGDQDADMRLALTAARELPQIAARGLSNDAAWLTVLGNPPLRRVFETAFSLPASIGGISLDQQLTTFRDRADQVLGSADLSQFSDPIVTENLVQTFLSRALIANIGGVSTSASIALTLLQGAG, from the coding sequence ATGACTTACCAACCGGTCATTCCGTCGTCCGGTTATTCTGGCTGGACGTTTCTGAACCGTACGATGGCGGAGCAGTCGGCGGCATTCTCCCAATCCCCGGCACTTGAGCGAGATATGGAGTACTTTCGCGAAAAAATTGGCCAGGTCAAAACTGCCGATGAGCTTGTGAAAGACTACCGGCTACTGCGTGTCGCGCTTGGGGCCTTTGGGCTACAAGAAGACATTCAGAACAAGGCTTTCATAAAACGTGTTCTCGAAGATGGTGTTGTGGCTGACGGCGCATTGGCGAACCGGCTAACTGACAAACGGTATCGGGCGTTTTCTGAAGCCTTTGGATTTGGCACAACCTTGCCACCGAAGACTGGATATCCGGGGTTTGCCAATAAGATATTGTCTGGGTTCGAACGGCAAGAGTTCGAGATCGCGGTCGGTGATCAGGACGCTGATATGCGGTTGGCCTTAACCGCTGCACGCGAGTTGCCCCAAATTGCGGCGCGCGGCCTATCGAATGATGCGGCTTGGTTGACCGTTTTGGGCAACCCGCCGCTACGGCGAGTCTTCGAAACCGCCTTTAGCCTACCGGCAAGCATTGGCGGCATCAGTTTGGATCAACAGCTCACAACATTTCGCGATCGTGCGGATCAGGTCTTGGGTAGCGCCGATCTGTCGCAATTCAGCGATCCAATTGTGACCGAAAACCTCGTTCAGACTTTTCTGAGCCGTGCGTTGATCGCGAATATTGGCGGGGTGAGTACGTCGGCCTCGATCGCGTTGACTCTGCTTCAAGGCGCCGGCTGA
- a CDS encoding FliI/YscN family ATPase: MPQDVFDPLVARIQQIRPSFSVGQVVEVSANALRVIGLNRVAALGDVVTLEDGLQGEVVKVEPAGCLVMAEGSAAGLRLGARATHLGPRLIAPGKHWIGRVVDPNGAPIDGRPLFPGPKSRPLYAAPPPPTERRGLGRRLDTGLAAFDTVLPIVQGQRIGLFAGSGVGKSQLLSRLARGVTADVVVIGLIGERGREVRDFLEDTLGPDGLARSVVVAATSDRSALTRARAAQTMMTVAEYFRDQGAHVLMLADSITRFAEAQREVAAATGEPASLRGFPPSMAQQVMSLCERAGPGAHGQGDITAILSVLVAGSDMEEPVADVMRGVLDGHVVLDRKIAERGRYPAVNLLRSVSRSLPAAASEEENRLIALVRRYLGAYDKTELMLQAGLYAEGNDPVTDTAVRLWPALDAFLASESPGGAITAFASLQKLLEPETTT, from the coding sequence ATGCCGCAGGACGTTTTTGACCCTCTGGTCGCACGCATCCAACAAATCCGCCCCTCGTTTTCCGTCGGGCAGGTCGTCGAAGTTTCGGCCAATGCCCTTCGGGTGATCGGCTTGAATCGGGTCGCGGCCTTGGGTGACGTCGTGACATTGGAGGACGGCCTGCAGGGGGAGGTCGTCAAAGTTGAGCCGGCGGGATGCCTTGTCATGGCGGAAGGGAGCGCGGCCGGTTTGCGGTTGGGCGCGCGGGCGACACATTTGGGTCCACGGCTAATCGCGCCCGGCAAACACTGGATCGGCCGTGTTGTCGATCCAAATGGGGCACCAATCGACGGGCGACCCTTGTTTCCCGGCCCGAAATCCCGCCCGCTTTATGCCGCGCCACCGCCGCCAACGGAACGCCGCGGATTGGGTCGGCGATTAGACACTGGCCTCGCGGCTTTCGATACAGTTTTGCCAATTGTGCAGGGGCAGCGCATTGGCCTTTTCGCGGGTTCCGGCGTGGGGAAATCCCAGCTTTTGTCGCGTCTGGCCCGGGGGGTCACGGCCGATGTTGTTGTCATTGGGTTAATTGGTGAACGGGGTCGAGAGGTGCGAGATTTTTTGGAAGACACGCTCGGCCCCGATGGCTTGGCCCGTTCGGTCGTTGTGGCGGCAACATCGGATCGGTCGGCACTGACGCGGGCGCGCGCAGCGCAGACGATGATGACGGTTGCGGAATACTTCCGTGACCAAGGGGCCCATGTCTTAATGCTCGCCGATTCCATCACACGGTTCGCGGAGGCGCAGCGCGAAGTCGCGGCCGCGACAGGTGAACCTGCCAGCCTGCGCGGCTTCCCGCCCTCCATGGCGCAGCAGGTCATGTCTCTTTGTGAGCGCGCGGGCCCCGGCGCGCACGGCCAGGGCGATATCACGGCGATCCTGTCGGTCCTCGTAGCTGGGTCAGACATGGAGGAACCGGTCGCTGACGTCATGCGAGGCGTTTTGGATGGCCATGTGGTGCTGGACCGTAAGATCGCTGAACGCGGCCGTTATCCGGCGGTCAACCTCTTGCGATCAGTCTCGCGGTCCTTACCCGCGGCCGCAAGTGAAGAAGAGAACCGCCTCATTGCATTGGTACGGCGGTATTTGGGCGCCTATGATAAGACCGAGCTGATGCTGCAAGCCGGGCTCTATGCCGAGGGGAATGATCCAGTAACCGACACGGCAGTTCGTCTTTGGCCAGCTCTGGATGCTTTCTTAGCCTCCGAAAGCCCTGGCGGCGCGATCACAGCTTTCGCATCTCTGCAAAAACTGCTTGAGCCAGAAACCACCACTTAA
- a CDS encoding FlgB family protein gives MLDNIEIFGLAQARARHAAARQAVTATNVANADTPGYRAQDIAAFERVFTRGSGSAAEAARAMQFTTFDARGAASPNGNTVSLEAEMLRSVEAQRAHSRALTVYQSALTVLRTSLGR, from the coding sequence ATGCTCGACAATATCGAGATCTTTGGCCTGGCTCAGGCCCGCGCGCGTCACGCAGCTGCCCGTCAAGCGGTGACGGCTACCAATGTGGCCAATGCCGATACGCCTGGTTATCGCGCGCAAGACATCGCCGCTTTTGAAAGGGTTTTCACCCGCGGCAGCGGCTCGGCGGCGGAGGCCGCCCGCGCCATGCAATTCACCACATTTGATGCCCGTGGCGCCGCGTCTCCCAATGGCAATACGGTGTCATTGGAGGCCGAGATGCTGCGCTCTGTCGAAGCTCAGCGCGCCCATAGCCGTGCACTTACTGTCTATCAATCTGCCCTGACCGTCCTTCGGACGTCTTTGGGTCGTTAG
- the flgC gene encoding flagellar basal body rod protein FlgC codes for MTDFSTALSVAASGMRSQTHRIQHLSENIANADTPGYRRKLTSFELDRGAGTPGVVAPGPVRLDQTALPQVYDPSHPMADQSGHYEGSNVDLVIELADAREAQRSYEANLRIFDQVRQMSSSLSDLLRR; via the coding sequence ATGACCGACTTTAGCACTGCCCTCTCTGTCGCGGCCAGCGGTATGCGTAGCCAAACCCATCGCATCCAGCACCTGTCTGAGAATATCGCCAATGCGGACACGCCCGGCTACCGCCGCAAACTGACCAGTTTCGAGTTGGATCGTGGGGCGGGCACACCTGGTGTTGTCGCGCCGGGGCCGGTGCGGCTGGATCAAACCGCTCTGCCGCAAGTCTATGACCCAAGCCACCCGATGGCAGATCAGAGCGGTCACTATGAAGGATCTAATGTGGATCTGGTGATCGAGTTGGCCGACGCCCGCGAGGCGCAGCGCAGCTATGAGGCCAATTTGAGAATCTTCGACCAAGTTCGACAAATGTCGTCATCACTCAGCGACCTTCTGCGGCGCTAA
- the fliE gene encoding flagellar hook-basal body complex protein FliE has protein sequence MDIRSALAANGYGLAQEVTRPAPGRAPVQNDPGEAFSEAIRNFTETVRNGEQTAHAALTTGADPHSLVTALAQTELAVQTAVTVRDRVVEAYQEILRMPV, from the coding sequence ATGGATATTCGCAGTGCACTCGCGGCAAATGGCTATGGCTTGGCGCAAGAGGTGACTCGCCCGGCGCCTGGTCGAGCTCCGGTGCAAAATGATCCAGGCGAAGCGTTTTCCGAAGCGATCCGCAACTTCACGGAAACGGTGCGGAACGGGGAACAGACTGCTCATGCCGCGCTGACCACTGGGGCCGACCCGCATTCATTGGTCACCGCGCTCGCGCAGACCGAACTGGCCGTGCAAACCGCAGTGACTGTACGCGACCGCGTCGTCGAGGCGTATCAGGAGATATTGAGGATGCCGGTCTGA
- a CDS encoding flagellar biosynthetic protein FliQ, giving the protein MEDVVFYDTLRQGLWISVVISTPILFVALMAGIIVGLFQALTSIQELTLTFVPKLAAIVAVFWISMGFMTESLTSYFSDRLVPLIEAM; this is encoded by the coding sequence ATGGAGGACGTGGTCTTCTATGACACGTTACGCCAAGGTCTGTGGATCTCCGTCGTCATCTCGACTCCGATTCTCTTTGTTGCCCTGATGGCGGGCATCATTGTGGGTTTGTTTCAGGCGTTGACCTCGATCCAAGAACTGACCCTGACCTTCGTGCCCAAACTGGCGGCCATTGTCGCGGTCTTCTGGATCTCGATGGGGTTCATGACCGAAAGCCTCACCTCTTACTTCTCGGACCGTTTGGTCCCACTGATCGAGGCGATGTAA
- the flgG gene encoding flagellar basal-body rod protein FlgG, translated as MRALNIAATGMSAQQMRVEVISNNLANMSTTGYNARRAEFSDLHYQQMTRAGSINAADGTIVPSGVQLGLGVRAAAVSVNLAQGSLSETGGDLDVAIEGAGYLEVTLPSGLPAYTRDGGLQRTGDGLIVNAEGYPVAPGITIPDDARSLSINGDGEIYAYFSDRVEPEFLGQLSLSGFSNERGLEAIGSNLFVETAASGPAIVGQPGQDGLGTLRQGYLEDSSVDAVREITDLIEAQRGYELNAKVITAADQMLSATTQMR; from the coding sequence ATGAGAGCCCTGAACATCGCCGCAACCGGCATGAGCGCACAGCAAATGCGGGTAGAGGTGATCTCCAACAATCTCGCAAATATGAGCACCACGGGCTACAACGCCCGGCGTGCTGAATTCTCCGACCTGCATTACCAACAGATGACCCGCGCTGGCAGCATCAATGCCGCAGATGGGACCATCGTGCCGTCTGGTGTGCAGCTCGGATTGGGGGTGCGCGCCGCCGCTGTGTCGGTCAATCTCGCGCAAGGTAGCCTGTCGGAAACCGGCGGTGACCTCGACGTCGCGATTGAGGGGGCCGGATATCTTGAGGTCACTCTGCCGTCCGGTCTGCCTGCCTATACCCGCGATGGCGGCTTGCAGCGCACCGGCGATGGGTTGATCGTCAATGCAGAAGGATACCCGGTCGCGCCTGGCATCACGATCCCCGACGATGCGCGTAGCCTCTCGATCAATGGCGACGGCGAGATCTATGCTTATTTCTCCGACCGGGTCGAACCTGAATTCCTTGGTCAACTGAGTTTATCGGGCTTTTCCAATGAGCGCGGCTTGGAGGCGATCGGGTCCAACCTTTTCGTGGAAACGGCCGCGTCTGGTCCCGCGATTGTTGGACAGCCTGGGCAGGACGGGCTGGGGACTCTGCGCCAAGGATATCTCGAGGACAGTTCAGTCGATGCCGTGCGCGAGATCACGGACCTGATCGAAGCGCAGCGCGGATATGAGTTGAACGCCAAAGTGATCACTGCCGCGGATCAGATGCTCAGCGCTACAACGCAAATGCGCTAA
- the flgA gene encoding flagellar basal body P-ring formation chaperone FlgA produces MIRFLLILALLSLTGQAWSETLVATGTIRSQSVIGPSDVVLIEGHVPGALSDPAMAIGMEARVNLYPGRPVRAADLRAPAVVDRNEIITLQYHRNGLLIVTEGRALERAGVGDRLRVINLASRNTVTGTVLSPGLVGVGALQ; encoded by the coding sequence ATGATCCGCTTCCTCCTGATCTTGGCTCTCCTCAGCTTGACTGGGCAGGCATGGTCCGAAACCCTGGTTGCCACCGGAACGATCCGCAGCCAGTCGGTGATTGGACCGTCTGATGTGGTGCTGATCGAAGGGCATGTTCCAGGCGCGCTCAGCGATCCGGCGATGGCAATCGGAATGGAAGCGCGGGTAAATCTCTATCCCGGTCGCCCGGTCCGCGCCGCCGATTTGCGGGCACCCGCGGTCGTTGACCGAAATGAAATCATTACGCTGCAATATCATCGAAATGGCCTGCTGATTGTGACCGAAGGCCGAGCACTCGAACGCGCCGGGGTCGGGGATCGGTTGCGGGTCATAAATCTGGCATCCCGCAATACCGTGACTGGCACGGTTCTATCGCCGGGGTTGGTCGGGGTCGGAGCGCTGCAATGA
- the flgH gene encoding flagellar basal body L-ring protein FlgH, whose amino-acid sequence MSKPPFRFGFLGVLAVVLVVSGCSRLQNVGQAPELSSPISGNEIMAMTSAPFPRDTVSVDLRDSASLWNAGRQSLLGDRRAENRGDIVTVVIEIDESAEISNSTARSRSGSERLSLPSLFGIPQRIDEALPDGANMAEAVDATSSSSSAGDGSVRRNEELTLRIAATVTGVLQNGVLRIEGSQEVRVNFEIRELLISGFVRPEDISRQNEITYDKIAAARISYGGRGQITDVQQPRYGQQIADILLPF is encoded by the coding sequence ATGTCGAAGCCACCTTTCCGTTTTGGTTTCTTGGGTGTCTTAGCTGTGGTCCTGGTCGTGTCGGGGTGCAGCAGGCTGCAAAATGTGGGGCAAGCGCCAGAACTCAGTTCGCCTATAAGCGGGAACGAGATCATGGCGATGACGTCTGCGCCGTTTCCCCGGGATACGGTTTCGGTCGATTTGCGTGATTCTGCGTCTTTGTGGAATGCAGGTCGGCAGTCTCTTTTGGGCGACCGTCGGGCAGAAAATCGCGGCGATATTGTCACCGTTGTCATTGAGATCGATGAAAGCGCCGAGATATCCAACAGCACGGCACGTTCCCGGAGCGGGTCCGAGCGGCTTTCACTCCCGTCCCTTTTCGGGATTCCGCAGCGGATCGACGAGGCACTGCCGGACGGCGCCAACATGGCCGAGGCCGTCGATGCCACGTCGTCCAGCAGTTCCGCTGGTGATGGTTCTGTACGCCGGAATGAGGAGCTTACTTTGCGGATAGCCGCGACTGTCACGGGGGTGCTTCAAAACGGCGTTCTACGGATCGAAGGGTCTCAAGAAGTCAGAGTGAATTTCGAGATCCGCGAGCTTTTGATTTCGGGCTTTGTTCGGCCAGAAGATATCTCACGGCAAAACGAGATCACCTATGACAAGATCGCGGCGGCGCGCATTTCCTATGGTGGACGGGGGCAAATCACGGATGTCCAGCAGCCCCGCTATGGTCAGCAGATCGCAGATATTCTTCTTCCGTTCTGA
- a CDS encoding flagellar basal body-associated protein FliL, which yields MIRILLPIILMLLGLGGGIAAGVVMADRGNPAAEAQNLALEATPSDDRSGSRDGRSASTSGLEYVRLNNQFMIPVVRHGAVRSMVVLSLTIEVLQGQSDVVFQREPRLRDALLRVMFAHANSGGFDGSFTSSNAMMPLREGLREAAAEVLGDLVVDVLIIDIGRQDA from the coding sequence ATGATCCGCATTTTGCTTCCCATTATCTTAATGCTGCTCGGTCTGGGCGGCGGGATCGCTGCCGGTGTGGTGATGGCCGACAGAGGCAATCCCGCCGCAGAAGCGCAAAACCTTGCCCTGGAAGCGACCCCGTCGGATGATCGATCAGGATCGCGGGACGGTCGCTCTGCATCAACCTCTGGCCTCGAATACGTCCGGCTCAACAATCAGTTCATGATCCCAGTCGTGCGCCATGGCGCGGTCCGTTCGATGGTTGTCCTGTCGCTAACAATTGAAGTGCTGCAGGGGCAAAGCGATGTCGTCTTTCAGAGGGAGCCGCGGTTGCGAGATGCGCTTCTGAGGGTCATGTTCGCGCATGCGAATTCAGGCGGGTTTGATGGCAGCTTCACCTCGTCAAACGCGATGATGCCTCTGCGCGAAGGTCTTCGAGAGGCAGCTGCCGAGGTGCTTGGCGATTTGGTCGTGGATGTGCTGATCATTGATATCGGGCGTCAAGACGCTTGA
- a CDS encoding EscU/YscU/HrcU family type III secretion system export apparatus switch protein: MSRISLISNAKNKFGANGLFEFAKSSAKLFIYSVLLAVFLWARSDKILTSIYASDGQVLVALGQLIIEFLAFVFLISLCVGGVDYLWQWAEHQRKNRMSWQEVMDETKQSEGDPHMKQQRRQRGVDLAMNQMLQDVPTADVVIVNPTHYAVALKWERGRGTVPICIAKGVDEIAARIRERASEHGIPIFHDPPIARVLHATIEIGAAIEPDHFKAVAAAIRFADAIRQKAKTAIAR; this comes from the coding sequence CTGTCGCGTATCTCACTCATATCCAACGCAAAAAACAAATTTGGCGCCAATGGGCTCTTTGAATTCGCGAAATCGAGCGCGAAACTGTTTATCTACTCTGTCCTCTTGGCGGTTTTTCTCTGGGCCCGATCTGACAAGATTTTGACCTCCATCTATGCCTCGGATGGCCAAGTCTTGGTAGCGCTCGGACAACTCATCATCGAGTTCTTGGCCTTTGTTTTTCTTATCTCATTATGTGTCGGAGGCGTCGACTATCTGTGGCAATGGGCCGAGCATCAGCGCAAAAACCGGATGAGCTGGCAAGAGGTGATGGATGAAACCAAGCAAAGCGAGGGCGACCCTCATATGAAACAACAACGCCGCCAACGCGGTGTCGATCTGGCAATGAACCAGATGTTGCAAGATGTGCCAACGGCCGACGTGGTGATCGTGAACCCGACCCACTATGCCGTAGCGCTCAAATGGGAACGTGGGCGGGGCACCGTCCCAATTTGTATCGCCAAAGGCGTCGACGAAATCGCCGCGCGTATTCGCGAACGAGCCTCCGAGCATGGCATACCGATTTTTCACGACCCACCGATCGCGCGCGTGCTCCACGCCACCATCGAGATCGGCGCAGCTATTGAGCCCGATCATTTCAAGGCCGTCGCCGCCGCCATCCGCTTTGCTGACGCCATTCGACAGAAAGCCAAAACGGCGATCGCCAGATGA
- a CDS encoding EscU/YscU/HrcU family type III secretion system export apparatus switch protein produces the protein MNDDQPPGDKPYDPTPKKLEEARRKGEIVRSADLNTAVVYGGMLLGAALFGQTIGSDLGNLTKVTFGQADTLAVQILSPGGANLSGGMIFITMTVLLTMIAVPTGLLIASLFAQRAILFSPSKLELEAVAYLTHIQRKKQIWRQWAL, from the coding sequence ATGAACGACGATCAGCCCCCCGGCGACAAGCCATATGACCCGACACCGAAGAAACTGGAAGAGGCGCGCCGAAAGGGAGAGATCGTGCGCTCCGCAGATCTCAACACAGCGGTCGTCTATGGCGGTATGCTTTTGGGTGCGGCCCTCTTTGGGCAGACAATTGGCAGCGATCTGGGCAACCTGACAAAAGTTACCTTCGGCCAAGCAGACACCCTTGCCGTGCAGATACTGTCACCGGGCGGCGCGAATCTGTCTGGCGGAATGATCTTCATAACCATGACGGTCTTATTGACGATGATCGCAGTACCGACCGGTCTGCTGATCGCCTCACTTTTCGCACAACGCGCCATACTCTTCTCGCCATCCAAGCTCGAACTGGAAGCTGTCGCGTATCTCACTCATATCCAACGCAAAAAACAAATTTGGCGCCAATGGGCTCTTTGA
- a CDS encoding flagellar biosynthetic protein FliR produces MIAALADLFPALQTWLALAAAVFLRVGAAFLALPAFGEAFIPVRVRLGAALAFTMIIAPALSADMLGLTPGEMPPTRFYLTEATSGLLIGIALRLVVHGLQIAGVIAAQATSLSQIMGGALPEAQPAMSNLLMLAGLTLAVMSGLHVHLVETFLQSYSILPAGVFPLTGDAAAWGVARVAATFSLAFSLAAPFLIASLLYNVALGVINKAMPQLMVAFVGAPAITFGGLFLLLITAPFILPLWFAAFEATLSDPFVVP; encoded by the coding sequence ATGATCGCGGCCCTGGCAGATCTGTTTCCCGCATTGCAAACGTGGCTGGCTTTGGCGGCTGCTGTCTTCCTCAGGGTGGGCGCGGCATTCCTGGCACTTCCTGCCTTCGGCGAAGCATTTATCCCAGTCCGCGTCCGACTCGGCGCAGCATTGGCCTTTACCATGATCATCGCGCCAGCCCTTAGTGCCGATATGCTGGGTTTGACTCCTGGCGAGATGCCCCCTACCCGATTTTACCTCACCGAAGCCACCTCCGGCCTCTTAATCGGAATTGCGCTGCGGCTGGTGGTTCATGGTCTGCAGATCGCGGGTGTCATCGCGGCCCAAGCCACCTCGCTTTCGCAAATCATGGGCGGAGCCTTGCCAGAAGCGCAGCCGGCAATGAGCAATCTCCTCATGTTGGCCGGACTCACGCTGGCGGTGATGTCAGGGCTACATGTCCACTTGGTTGAAACGTTCTTGCAATCTTATAGCATCTTGCCAGCAGGTGTTTTCCCCTTGACCGGTGACGCCGCAGCTTGGGGCGTTGCACGGGTCGCCGCGACATTTTCGCTGGCATTTTCGCTCGCTGCGCCGTTTCTGATCGCCTCTCTGCTCTACAATGTGGCTCTTGGCGTCATCAACAAAGCCATGCCACAGCTGATGGTGGCTTTTGTGGGCGCCCCCGCGATCACCTTTGGCGGCCTTTTCCTCTTGCTGATCACCGCGCCGTTCATTCTCCCTCTGTGGTTCGCCGCCTTTGAAGCAACGCTTTCAGATCCCTTCGTTGTGCCATAA